One stretch of Deltaproteobacteria bacterium DNA includes these proteins:
- a CDS encoding HEPN domain-containing protein produces the protein MKITKIEFNQLMEEVDKDLQEEGVEIHARPLHAVRKVVERLGIADPVPLTLGIPNKEDFRPEVLYSQIHNWYERRYGKRLQIHMGPGSIAILIRGEAWEIELPPIFGSVKLVCDPCIERYRDLPRMGRSGAIPVYNVLLAIKNLSEDLARSLSVREQEYIFKHFRHGLNALQTLLRFVQGPFIREALIDLESAVNNLVDKHPHYGVSKWSSLQFTEKIIKSKLQQHQIIFPTTHRLSRLAGLYNEKSLGEIDLGLLNKIQCSAGVRYGEEEVSLTEAIEAHHSSIKVLRALFPMDSFKFKF, from the coding sequence TTGATGGAAGAAGTTGATAAAGACCTTCAAGAAGAAGGTGTCGAGATACATGCTCGACCACTTCATGCGGTTAGGAAGGTGGTAGAGAGGCTTGGGATTGCTGATCCTGTGCCTCTTACTCTTGGCATCCCTAACAAAGAAGATTTTCGCCCTGAAGTATTATACTCCCAAATACATAACTGGTATGAAAGAAGGTATGGCAAACGACTTCAAATACACATGGGACCAGGATCAATTGCCATTCTTATTCGAGGGGAGGCATGGGAGATCGAGTTGCCTCCTATTTTTGGCTCTGTAAAATTGGTCTGCGATCCTTGCATTGAACGATACAGGGATTTACCCCGTATGGGCAGAAGCGGTGCGATTCCTGTTTACAACGTTCTCCTTGCAATAAAGAATCTCTCAGAAGATCTTGCACGGTCTTTATCAGTCCGAGAGCAGGAGTACATTTTTAAGCACTTTCGTCATGGGCTTAATGCATTGCAAACTCTGTTGAGATTTGTGCAAGGACCGTTTATTAGGGAAGCCCTTATTGATCTTGAAAGTGCAGTTAACAACCTGGTTGACAAGCACCCACATTATGGCGTTTCCAAATGGTCTTCTTTGCAATTCACTGAGAAAATAATCAAGTCAAAACTCCAGCAACACCAAATTATTTTTCCAACCACTCATAGGTTGTCGAGGTTGGCTGGTTTATACAACGAAAAGTCACTAGGGGAAATTGATCTGGGTCTCCTCAACAAAATCCAATGTTCCGCAGGAGTCAGATATGGAGAAGAAGAGGTAAGCTTGACTGAGGCAATAGAAGCCCATCATTCGTCAATTAAGGTTCTGCGTGCATTATTTCCGATGGATTCATTTAAATTCAAGTTCTAA